In Salvia miltiorrhiza cultivar Shanhuang (shh) chromosome 4, IMPLAD_Smil_shh, whole genome shotgun sequence, the DNA window GGCACCGGCCTCCCGCGGCCGGGATCCAACGCCACCATACTCGCCGACGTCTCGGTGAAGAACCGCAACTTCGCGTCGTTCAGGCACCGGAGCTCCGCCGCGCCGATCTACTACCGCGGCGCCGCGATCGGGGAGGCGCGCGCGCCGCCGGGGAACCTCCCGGCGCGCCGCACCGAGAGGATGAACGTGACGGTCGACGTCATCATGGATCGGGTCGTGGCGCTGCCGGGTTTCGGGTCGGACGTGGAGTCGGGTTCGGTTACGATGAGCTGGTGCGCGCGGGTTGGCGGGAAGGCCAAGTTTTTAATCGTTAAAAAGCACGTGACGATGAAGATGAACTGTACGGTCACGGTTGACGTGGCGAAGATGGCAATTTTGGAGTATAAGTGTAAGCAAAAAATCAAGCTGTTTAATTAGAaggtaataaattttattaagatTATTGTATGACGATCGATGTCTTTTGATTTatggaatttttttaaaagaggctaatattaaattaatcaatatatttGCTTAagtaaaaaattgatttaatcACAAAAAGCTTCTCTTGGTAGTTGGTTCTTTGTAAGTTGTAACCACCCTTTTGAGGGTATGTCTTAATGTGTGGAAGAGTCCAAGAAGAGTAAAGAAAAATACTTCATCCATCAAACATCATCTTAGAGGAGGATAACAtgatttttaataaaagttagtaaTTGTCTATTTAATAAGTGAGAAATAGGTCTCACAAAAAATGAAGATTGTAAAGAGTATTGTTAATTAGTAGAATTGTTTTCAAAAGTAGATTATGAATATGTTTTGGGGACCaatcaaaatagaaagaaatgAAGACGTTTGAGGGACAGATGGAATAGAAAACAAGAAGAACATGATAgaagaataagaaaaaaaaaaaaacaaagaacaagatATATAGgagaagaaaatagaaaaaaaaaatcgaatagGAAACAAGAAAAGGAGAAAAAAGGAATGggttaaaaatttaattattttttacaattatatataaaatttgaaaatcagTGAAAGGGAATGggttaaaaatttaattataaggGCAAAGTTATTTATTTCCTCTAAAATTGGTTAACAtcaatatgtttttattattatggcTACCATTAATCTTTTGTTAAGTATATAATGGTTATTAacatctttttttattattattattatggctACCATTAATCTTCTGTTAAGTATATAAGGGTTATTAACATCTTTTATTAtcagggttaatagtgttttattttccaaatttttagcgtttttcataaaatgttccaaccttttattttctcctaaaaaatcctgaacttttagttttttttccataaaatgttccgctatacaaaattcgatgacggaaagatgacaaaaaactcgaactttcagcattttccaaCAATGGTAGTTCCTAATATGGTTTTCCAACAATGACGGTCctcaaaatatttctttcagcgagataattcatctttttatcaccgaattttgtatagcgggacattttatggaaaaaaactgaaagttcgGAGATTTTTAGGGAAAAATGAAAGTGCGTGACATTTTGTGAAAAACGCTGAAATTTCatgacataaaacactattaacccttattattattatgactACTATTAATCTTTTGCTAAGTATATAATGGTTATTTATGGTTATTAACATCTTGTTTAAAAAAACttgggggagggggagcggtggggtttgaaccgtagacctcactgttcacagaTAGCAGTTCGCATTGTTTGGTGTCCCCTTGAAGGTGACGTTATTaacatcttttaaaatatctataactcgtttaaaaaaaaattccttaAAAAAGTAAtagtaaaaaatgaaatttgatAAGAAAGATGGCTGTTGTATCCAAATTATTGTCACTATGTTTAGTATCTTCATCTGAGAGGTGGACTTTTGTGAATTGTGAGGATGTTCGCGCGAGGCACGACGAGTAAAGATCTGATATTTtcgtattttttaatataatttggcACACAGAACCTGCTCGATCAAATGCGTCAATTAAAATCTTTGGCTCTTAATGCATTGCTGGGCTCGATCGCCATCATCATGCAATCTGTTCGTTGAAATGCTGCAGAGAAGAATCATAAGGATATTGGCGACCAGCTACTTGATGAAATCGCCTAAATTAAAACGCATGCGTGGAACCTGTTCGATGAAATGCCAAGGTGAAATCTTTTGCTCAGAATGTGTTTGTAGAATTATCCATGTGAAAACTCATGGCTGTATCTTTGGATATTAGCTGCTATTTGGGATTGTTTAGTTGTGTAATGATTTCTCACTCTtggaatatttaatttaatttatttctttttaactTCTGCAATATTCATCTCTGCCTAATTACATGTATTTTGAGAGATTTATCGATGCGTCCATGATCATTTATTCTAACCATTCAACcacaatattttatataattgttATTTACTTCTTCCATCCCGCAGAAATTAATGAGCACGCTTTGTCATTTTCGTATGTTCAATAAGAGCGAGCACACTTTCTATTCTCTACTCGCAATACTATAAATAATATGGGCCCCTCCTCTCAGGACACACCATCAATTACTCCCTCCTATTCGTTCACAAAACATCTTCTTAAAATGGAGTGGACACGAGGGGTCGGGGCTGTCAACCACCTCGGGTATTACCCGTGACTAAGtatgtaatttttatatattttttttattatctaattatgtatttttcatCTAAAAAAAGGGAATGGACATAAGTTTTAAATTAACAAGTCGTGTATTTGGTGAGTGGATTATGGGATacataaattagaaaaattgaTGATAGTTAATGAGGTTATTTCCAAAAATGGTGGATCCATTAACGACAATGTgtgtaaatatgtgaaaattatGAGTATGATAGTTAAAATGGACTATGAAGAATTTTTTTGGATAAACTAAaatagaaatgtataaatatgcTTAGTGTGCCCTTCTGTCTAATGAAGTATTATTTTTCAAGcataaaaattacattttaatttttttaagaaatatagttataataaaaaataccaaaaatgtCAAAATGTAAAACTGagcaataaattaaaaacatatgAATACCAAAAAATAACAAACTAAACAAATAACATAAGTTACAACCTTAGTGTGTATCAAAATATAACAAATGTGGTATGCAtagagatttttttatttatttatgaaatttgatatttttttaatttctaataaagtgtataaaatatattaaaattttatcttaatatctaaaataaatatatataaccaAAGCTGATGACAAATGTCAAATTTTAAGTTGAGATCGTATGGTCTCTCATTTGTATCGCTCCCATACCATGGTAGCGTCTCTTCAGTGactaacaattttttttttaactgttGTTTTCTTATGTGATAGGTCGACCACataaaagaaggtggttcttaTTTGCAGTCACTAGGGGCTACACTAGACTCGATCGAAACAGAGCACCTCGATGTTTACTTTGTGTGGTGTTGGTGAACTTAAATGTCATGTTGCCATCTTACAAACCTAGCTAACCCATACCCCGTGATTACTTTGACTAAATGTTTGACTAATGtcgttttgatttttttaggtGCCGTTTATTTGGCATGatttagtatttttattattaagagtatgatttttttttaatctcactCTTCCAATGAGATAtgaaccaaataaaataaacttaaatatataaataatcaagAATATTAAGATATTCCAAAGTTCCAatccatttaaataaataaagaattaatcttactaattttatataaaaaataaataaatgttccCTTAAATGGTCGGACCTTCTCACCTCGTCTCCGTTCGTCGTGGCTGTTTTGTCCTTCGGCATGCCCAAATTTAGTAGGTAACTTTTtcattattctttttatttatttttttatttttttcgaccAAGAGTGTTATAAATGTGGAAGTGCTAGGGTGATATTGGGCTACAAAACATGCAATTTATTTAGTGTTTggttaagtttattttaaagagcaTATAATTAGATATTTCAAAAGCATATAAAATGTGATTTTGTTAaaagtttataagttgtcaaattattttgataattgagTTTTTATAAGTTAaaaagagaatttttagttagagagaTAAAATCTTTGCTAaagagaaaaaattgaaaataaaaaataaaaatagaatgatatatgatgaaaattaaaaaatatgtaactTAAGACAACTTAATATACCCATTTTTCAGATCGGATCCGACCCGAATATGATACTGTAGGGTTAGGACTAAGCTAACCTATACACTTTACACTCTATAATTCTTGTATGTCCTAATTAATTAACtcaacatttattttatttgtctgttgtaatttatgtaaataaagGATGAAAAAATCAAATCCAAATAGTCAATTATTGTGGTTggatattatttaaattttctaTATTGTGACGTGCTTTATATCATTAATCGACGCTTAGCATTATGTCCTCACTACTCACTCCTCAATTTTGTGCTCGtgcaatatataaaaaatatttttatattttttgtatatatttaaataaataataactcatgttattatataaaaaaagtataaatataataaaaatataattttattataaatatttaaataaaatctcataatcatttaatttaagtacatatataaatattaagtataattagttagtttcttttaattattagaACAAGAGTAGTATTTTAAAACTAAAAGTGCATAATTAAAATGTTTACttgtatttttaatatatatcatgtaaatataaatttatataatatttacaATAAAGGATATATGTTTGTATTATAGATAATGATAATATtctaataaaaaatagaaacttgtgtatgttttcatttatataaaaGGGCTGTAATCCTATTATTCCTTGcgtattattaaaaatttaaaataatt includes these proteins:
- the LOC131020761 gene encoding late embryogenesis abundant protein At1g64065-like: MEKPPEQVQQQLAAAAVDIDEEKAKAALRKRYLLRCCSCAGASLFFLCIFTVALAFTVFRARAPEFRLNGSTVKLDLINGTGLPRPGSNATILADVSVKNRNFASFRHRSSAAPIYYRGAAIGEARAPPGNLPARRTERMNVTVDVIMDRVVALPGFGSDVESGSVTMSWCARVGGKAKFLIVKKHVTMKMNCTVTVDVAKMAILEYKCKQKIKLFN